The stretch of DNA GTACCTATTTAAAAAAAATGTTTACAATTTATCAGTCGAATAAACTAGATGTAATAACATCTATTTTAATTAGTTTAATATCAGAGCGTAAGCTACGTGAAACCCTACAACCAGAAATTATATTAGTACAGAATCATAATATAACACAATGGTTACAAGTAGAATTAGCTATGTCATTAGGCATAGCTGCTAATATTCGCTTTTCTACACCAACTATTTTTATTTATAAACTATTATCTAGTATACTACCAGAGATGAATCTAGAAATGTTCTTTTCTAGATCATTAATATCTTGGAAAATAAGATTAATTTTACCACATTTTTACGATCAACCTAATTGCTCCCTTATTCGTCAATATTTGCACAATGACGTAGATAAACGGAAACAATTTCATTTATCAGAAAAAATTGCAGATCTTTTTTATCAATATTTTTTGTATCGTCCGGATTGGTTAGAAATATGGCAACAGGGCAAACGTGTAGCTTCTTTAGGTCCAGATCAAAATTGGCAAGCGCTTCTATGGCGAGCGCTCATAGAAGAAAACATGTTAAGTACTAATTTATATCAGCTTTTTATTCAGGCTATGAAACATATGACAGTACGACCATCGGGGTTACCTGATCGTATATTTATTTATGCTGTTTCTTCGCTACCACCTATTTATTTACAAGTATTACAAGCACTAAGTAACCATATAGATATCCACTTTATGTTAGTTAATCCTTATCGTTTTAATAGAATTAATAAGCAGAGCTATACTCAACAACCTATATATAGTACCAATACTAACCAGAAGAGTATAAATCCTTTATTAGAATATTGGGGTAAACAGGGAAAAGATACTATCTCTTTGCTATCAGAACTAAAAAATATACAGAAAATAGATGCTTTTGTAGAATTATCTCAGGAAAAATCGTTATTAAGTTTATTGCAGCTAGATATTTTAGAAGATAATATAGTTTGTCATCTTCATAATGCAAAGGTAAAACGTTTACTACAGCATAACGATCATTCTCTTAGCATAAATGTTTGTCATAGTCCACAGCGTGAAATAGAAGTATTACACGATGCGATATTAGCAATGATAGCGCAAGAACAATCTCTTTTACCATGCGAAATCATTGTAATGGTTACTGATATTAATCTATATATCCCAGCTATTAAAGCAGTTTTCGGTAATGCTACTACCGATCGTTATCTACCATTTACGATTTATGATCGTACTGTAAAACATACCAATCCAGTATTATCAGTTTTTCTTCGGTTACTTAAACTACCATTTAGTAGATTAACTATTGAAGAGGTATTATCTTTATTGGATACTTCAGTATTAGCAAAACATTTCTCTATTAGCCAAATAGATCTCACGATATTACGCAAATGGATAGTAGAATCTGGTATACGTTGGGGATTAGATGATGATACTCAACGCGATCTTATGTTACCTACTACTAGTCAACATACCTGGGAGTTTGGTTTAAACCGTATGTTATTAGGTTATGCTATAGATAGTAGCAATGGTATTTGGCAGGGAATTTTACCCTATGATGAATCTAGTGGAAAAAGAGCTGAATTAATAGGTAATTTAGCAGAATTAATAATGAGACTACGACGCTGGCGTAAGAACCTAAAGAAACCTCGCAAGCTTACAGAATGGTTACATTGTGCTAGCGATATGATAAAAGACTTTTTTGTTACTAATGTTAATAAAGAAGTAGAAACTGCGCTAGTAATAATCTTAGATCAATGGCAACAGATACTACAGTGTGGTATAAAGGCAAATTATGACCAGCCAGTATCAATTGCTCGATTGTATGACGAACTAAATATGCGTCTCCAACAAAAGCATCTCAATCAGTCTTTCATATCTAGTAACATAATTTTCTGCACTATTATGCCAACTAGCTCAATTCCTTTTAAGGTAATTTGCTTACTAGGCATGAACGACGGTATATATCCGCATTCTATCTTACCGTTAAATTTTGATTTGATGAAGCAGCAGCCACGTCGAGGCGATTATAATAGATACGATGAAGATCGATATATCTTTCTAGAATTACTTTTATCTGCACAGCAAAAACTGTATATTAGTTTTATTGGTTATTTCATTCAAGATAATACATTACGTTCTCCATCTATACTTATTAGTGAATTAACTAATTATATTACACAAAATTTTTATCTATCAGGCGATGAACAGCTTGATGAGCATACTTGTAATCTACATATACGTAAACATTTATGGCAATGGCATAGCCGTATGCCTTTTGCGCCAGAAAACTTTATCCCTGGCAGTATAAATCAAAGTTTTGCTAAGGAATGGCTTTTAGCTGCTAAAGCTAGTTTTCGTAGTAATAATACGCAAAATAGATTTTTCATGAATAAATCTCTAGCAACTAAGAAGCAAGAAAATATGCTGTTATTAGCAAATTTAAAAAAATTTTATCAGCATCCAGTACGTACATGGTTCCAGCAAAGATTAGATCTTTGGTTATATAACGAACCACAAGATATTTCTGAAAATGAACCCTTTATAGTAAAAGGCATTAGTCACTATAAAATAAAAGAAAAAATATTAAATGCTCTAATAGAGGGAAAAAATCTAGATGTAATATACCAACAAGTACGTGCTGCGGGTTTACTTGCTTATGGCGCTTTTGGTAAATTATACTGGACTAAACAATGTAGTAAAATGATTTATCTTGTAGATCAAATACGCACATATATATTACCCGAGCAGCATACAGAAAAAATTCAACTTAATATAGATAATACAGTTCTTATAGGTTGGTTATCAAAAATTCAATGTAATGGTCTAGTACGATGGTATCCTCATAACTTATCAATGAAGCATGGTTTACAACTATGGATAGAACATTTAGCCTATTGTGCCATTGGTGGAAATGGTCAAAGCCGTATGTTTGGGACGAATAGTCAGTGGTGTTTTCCTGTATTATCTTCTGATGAAGCTAAAAAGTATTTACTTACTTTAATAAAAGGTTATTGGCAAGGGATGTCAGAACCATTATTATTACTGAATCGTTCAGGTGGAGCATGGTTAACTCATTGCTTTAACAAAAAAACTAGAATGATTAATTGGGAGAAAGATTGTCAAAGGACAGCACGAAATTATATGATCAAAGCTTGGGAAGGAAATCATCTTTTTCCTGGTGAAAGTAGTGATTTATATCTACAAAAACTTATACTTCAATTAAATGAAAATTATATTATAGCTATAATTAAGGCAGTAGAATGTTATTTTTTACCTCCGTTAAAATTTAATATTAGTAATAAAGTCGACTTAGTAAATTAGCATACCTATTAAATAAAATAGGTTAAGTACTCTGCATAGTACTATGAACCCAATTACATTACAACTCAAACAACATTGTTTAATTGAAGCTTCTGCTGGTACCGGTAAAACTTATACTTTAGTTATACTTTATCTACGGCTGTTGCTAGGAATAGGTGGATTATCTGCTTATCATCGACCTCTTAGCATAACAGAGATTCTATTAGTTACATTTACTGAAGCTGCTATTAAGGAAATACGTTCCCGTATTCATGATACTATACACCGCTTACGTATATCTTGTGTTTGTGGTTATAGTAATGATCCGCTATTAGCAGCGTTACTCTTACAAATAAAAAATATACCTTTAGCTATCAACCAATTATTAGCTGCAGAACAGCAAATAAATGAAGCTGCAATATTCACTATTCATGGTTTTTGTCAAAGAATGTTGAATATTAATTATAACTTACTTGAATCTAGTTTCTGGTCACAGAAACAGTTATTAGAGGATGACACTCATTTACTTCAGCAGGTAGTTACTGATTTTTGGCGCCGTTATTGTTCTCCACTGCCAGATTCTGTAGCGCGAATAGTTCAGCAATATTGGACAGGGCCTGATCAGCTACTAACTTCACTATTACCTTATTTGCATAATATGCATATTGAATCGATTATTGTATCTGATCAATTGATAACAACAGCTTCTATTATTGATCATCATAATAAAATCATTAATTATATTGATGCATTAAAAAAACAATGGCTTTTGTTTATGCAACAATGGTCCATATTTATACAGTATATCCCAATTAATGGAATTTGTAAAAAAACAGCCTTAAACTGGAAAAAAAAAATTAGTATATGGGCTAATAAACTAACGGTAGATTACGCTATACCTATAGAACTAGAAAGGCTAAACTATTTATTGTGTAATACTAATACTTTACCCGTAGAAATACGGGATCATTTGTTCTTTAAAGAACTAGCAAAATTCTATCTAAATTATCAATTTTCGCTACAAGAATTTATTCTTCGTTTAGCAATAAATGAAATTATCCCTTCTTTAGAAAAAGAAAAAAACCTAAAAAATATAATGTCATTTCATGACCTACTAAAAGACTTCGATAATATACTGACTAGTAATCATGGTGAAATTTTCGCCAATTTTATTCGTAGCCGATATCCTGTTGCGATGATTGATGAATTTCAGGATATAGATCCATTACAATATCGTATATTTAAACGGTTATATGATCTTACTAAAAATACCGTATTATTACTTATTGGAGATCCTAAGCAAGCAATTTACTCTTTTCGTGGTGCTGATATTTTTACATATATACATGCACGTAAACTAGTTAAAGAGTGCTATACACTTGACACTAACTGGCGATCTGCTCCAGGTATGGTTAATGCTGTTAATCAATTATTTCAGAGTTTACCTATCCCATTTATTTTTAGTGAAATTCCATTTAAACCAGCAGTAGCATCAGCATTTAATTCTAACTTACAGTTTATGCTAGACGAAAAGGCGCAACCTGCAATGCTATTATGGCTACAAGCTAGTAATAACGTAGGAGTAGCTCATTATCAAAAAAGCATGGCACATCAATGTGCCGCTACTATCAGTTACTGGCTAAGATCTTCTAACGCTGGACTAGCATGGCTAGAAAGTAATAAAGGACGAAAGCAATTACAAGCATCAGATATTGTAGTTTTAGTACGTAATCGTGATGAAGCTGCATTAATTAATGATGCCATGACTGCATTATCTATTAAGTCTGTTTACGTTTCTAGCTTTTCTAGCGTATTTCAAACTATTGAGGCACGTGAAATCATGTGTTTATTACAGGCAATTGTAGAGCCAGAACAACATAATAAACTACGCTGTGCACTAGCTACTAGCTTATTAGGTGGTGAAGTAGATGTTATTGAGTCTTTTAATATTAATGAGAAAATTAATAATAAATGGAGAGGTAAATTTAATTTGTATCATAAAATTTGGCAACAACACGGTATTTTACCCATGTTACGTCATATCATAATAGAAAACCATATTGCAGAGTTCTGGTTGTCTAGCTATAGTGGTGAGCGTTGTATTACAAACGTACTACATTTAGGCGAGCTATTACAGCAAGCATCAGTACAATTTGATAATGAATATGCGCTAGTACGTTGGCTATCTGTAAAAATTACAGATCCAAATGATAAAGATAAAAATCAACAACTATGGCTAGAAAACCATCATAATTTAGTACATATTATTACGATACATAAATCAAAAGGCTTAGAATTTCCACTCGTTCTACTACCATTTGCTTCTAATTTCCGATCAAAAAAACATTCTATGTTTCACGATAGACAATTATATCCAGCAGGGTTAGATTTAAGTATAGCACCTAATAGTATGAATTTAACTGAGGATGATAAACGTCTAGCAGAAGATTTACGGTTATTATATGTTGCTGTAACTCGTTCAATTTACCACTGCTGTATCGGTATTGCTCCGATATACCATGGGTATAGTAAAATAACAAGTACGAGCGATTTACACCTAAGCGCATTAGGTTACCTAATACAACAAGGTAATGCTGGTAATGCTATATTTTTACGTAGTCAGTTAGAAAAACTTCTTGTTCGCGCAGAAGGAGATATCTCACTATGTGAGATAAATAAATCTCCGCTATCTCATACTATTGTGTCAATACCAGTAGCGAATTTGGAGCTTAGTGCACGACATTTACCTATTAATCTATTTGATAGATGGCAAATAACTAGCTATACCGAGTTACAAAAAAATACAGCAGTTACATCAATAAGATTCAATGATAAAGCACAACAACAATTATATTCCAACATAAATGTTGATCTGTTGAATCATCAACAGTACATCACAGAACTCACACAACATACTTTCCCATGTGGGAAATTAGCTGGAAAATTTTTACATAGTATCTTTGAAACCATAGATTTTTCCAAACAAATAGATAGTACTCAATTAAGTCTGGAACTAACTAAACATAACATTGATCAATGTTGGTTGTTAGTTCTTCAACAATGGCTCCATAAAGTAATAACAGCACCATTAAACAATTCTAATTTATCACTTAGTAAGTTAGATCATAGAAACTATTGCACCGAATTGCCATTTTTATTGCCTATCAATACAACATTGAGAGCACAAGATATGGATAAATTATGTAAGAATTATGACCCTTTATCCTTACGTTGTCCAACACTAGATTTTACACCAGTCAAAGGAATGCTAACAGGAGTAATAGATTTAGTATTTTGTTGGCAAAACCGTTATTACCTATTAGATTATAAATCTAATAGGCTTGGGGAAGATAGCTCTGCTTATACCAAAGAAGCTATAGAACAGGCTATGATTCAGCATCGATACGAATTGCAATATCAACTTTATACCCTAGCATTACACCGTTATATGCGTCATAGATTAGTTAATTATGATTATCAGCGTGATTTTGGTGGAATCTTTTATTTGTTTATTCGTGGTATAGAACTTAATCTACCAATTGAAAGTATTTATACATATCGTCCAGACATATCACTTATCAATAAACTAGATCAAATGTTTAACGGTAAAATGTAATCTAATTGTTAGAATACTAAATAAATAGTTTTAACTATACGTATATCATGGAAAATATTATACTTCAAGCACAAAAACTCGGTTTATGGCGACCTTTAGATATTCATTTTGCTCATCTTATGGTAGCGCTATCGCATTCAACGGATGCTTTATTTCTAGCTAGTGCTTGTCTAAGTGCTGATGTCGGTATGGGACATGTTTGTCTACCACTTTCACTATTAACACCAGATACCTTATTTGAAGGTCTTCATCCAAAACTTGCGCAACAAGCTTGGCAACAAGCTGGAAGCCTCCAGCTGAACGATTGGCAAAATTTACTACTAACATCGCCATCAGTGAGCGATGGTTCAAGATCTACGCCATTAGTTCTAGATAAACAACAGCTTTATTTACATCGTCTATGGCAAGATGAATGTACTGTTGCTCATTTTTTTCAACGATCTATGCTAGTTCCTTATGATGAGAATATAGTACGTAATATACTTAATGCCCTTTTCCCTACTACTAATAATAGTATTAATTGGCAAAAAATTGCTATTGCATTGGCACTTACGAGCAAAGTTTCGCTTATATCCTACCGTACTAGTAACGATAAAAATACAATGATAACTAAGTTACTAGCTGCTATATTACAAATTAATAAGAGTGAATATTTACATATCATAATAGCAGCTCCTACTAGTAAAGTAACTGCTCAATTAACTGATTATATTGCTCGATCAATGATGATATTAACTCATGATTATTTAAGATATAAGATTACATATCAGGTCATAAACTTATATAAATTGTTAGGTACGCAACCTAACAGTAGGCGTATACAATATTATTGTGATAATCCACTATATTTAGATATTTTAATTTTAGATGAATCATCAATAGTTGATCTTCCTATGATGGCCAATCTAATTAATGCGCTACCAGCGCAAGCTAGAGTCATATTTCTGGGTAATGATGATCAGTTTATATCAGTTGATACTGGAACTGTATTTAGTGATATTTTTCAATTAATAGATCATGGTTATAGTATTAAACGCTGTCAAGAATTATCCAGATTAACAGGATACCAGTTATCTAACAACCGCACCAATAATATGTTTAGCTATCAAGTAACAGATAGCTTGTGTTTATTACAAAACAACAATTCTTTAAAAGATAGTTCTGGTATTAGTATATTAGCAAATATGATTAACACCGGTAATAACAATGATGCTCTTATCTTGCTTAATTCAAGCAAATATGCTGATATTTACTATATACAGCGACATTGTGAGTTAGATTACCAACGGATGGTACATGACTGTGTTACAAATTATTCTAATTATTTACAACTATTAAATGCCGGTGAATCACCGGCCTCTATCATAGAAGAATTTAACCGTTACCGGTTGCTTTCAATGCTCAGGAAAGGGAAATTTGGCGTAGTTTGCTTAAATYATTGCATTGAACAAACGCTGATATACTATGGTCTTCTTAAGAAGAATAGTAGTACTTATGCTGGTCAACCAATTATACTTCTACATGATATACAATCACTAGGCTTATATAATGGGGATATTGGGCTCATACTCTCTGAGAGTAAAAATAATAAACTACATGCATATTTTATATTGCCTAATAACAGCATAAAAGTAGTAGCTACTAGTTATTTACCTAAATACGCAACTGCGTTTGCAATTACAGTCTATCAGTCACAGGAATTAAAATTTACCCATGCTGCACTGGTACTACCAGATGAGATATGCTCTCCTATATTTACTCGTGAGCTTTTATATGCTGGAGTAACAAAAGCACGTAAGTTTCTTTCTATTTATGCTCCAGATAATGAAATACTCGCTGATATTATTACTCATCCTACTCAACGACGTAGTGGTCTAACAGACCGGTTGCGAAGAATGATGGAGTAATATTAGCATGGTAGAGGTTATATAAAAACAATATATATTGTGTATGCTAATTACATATTCCAATGTTTTATATTAATAAATGGAATAATGTTTACCAAATAACCTCTAACGAGATTCATTTTATTAATAGAATCGAACAAGCAAGAGGTCGTCTTCTTATATTAAGGATAACGATGATAAAATGAGGATAAAAAGAGAATGGTTCTTGGTAAACCACCAATAGATTCTACGCTAGAATGGTTCTTGTCTCATTGCCATATTCACAATTATACATCTAAGAGTACTTTAATTTATCAAGGTGAAAAAGCAAATACTCTTTACTATCTGATAAAAGGTTCAGTCTCTATAATTATCAAGAATAAAGAGGGGAAAGAAATGATTCTTTCTTATCTTCATCAAGATAATTTTATTGGTGAGTTAGGTTTATTTAACGTAAGTAAGGAACGTAGCGCTTGGGTGAGGACAAAAACAGCTTGCGAAGTAGCTGAAATATCCTATTCTAAATTTAGACATCTAATTCAAGTTAATCCAGATATTCTATTACGCCTAGCATCGCAGATGGCTAATCGCTTACAGGTAACCTCAGAAAAAGTAGGTAATTTAGCATTTTGTGATGTTACAAAACGCATTACACAAACATTACTTGATCTTAGTAAACAACCAGATGCCATGACTCATCCAGACGGTATGCAAATCAAAATTACCCGACAGGAAATTGGTCAGATTGTTGGATGCTCGCGAGAGACTGTTGGTCGTGTTTTAAAAATACTTGAAAATCAACAAATATTATCTGCTTATGGTAAAACAATCGTAATCTATGGTACTCGTTAGCTTTATGTTTGTTTACATTTTAACTTAATCATTAAGTAAGCATAGACTGATTTATTTATAATTAGTCTATGCTTACCAATTCGTTAACTTGATAATTGCAGAAAGTTAGCTAATAATTGATGTCCTTGTTCACTCATAATACTTTCAGGGTGAAATTGAACTCCAGTTATCGCTAGAGAGCGATGGCTAATAGCCATTATTTCCTCTTTTTTTCTTCCTGGATGCAAACTCCAGGCAGTTACTTCTAAACAAGATGGAATACTAGTAGGATCTAGGACTAAAGAATTATAGCGTATAACTTTGAGTGGTTGTATTAATCCAGCAAATAGTCCAGTTCGACTATGTCGAATATAAGAAATTTTCCCGTGCATTACTTGGTGCGCACGTACAACTTTCGCACCAAAGGCTTGACCAATAGCCTGATGACCAAGGCAGACACCTAAAATAGGTAGCTTACCAGAGAAATAGTGGATAGCAGATAGTGAAATACCTGCTTGATCTGGTGTACCAGGACCAGGAGAAATTACAAGTTTGTGAGGCGCTAACTGCTCAATCTCTCGTATATTAATACGATCATGCCGTCTTACTTCAACTTGTTGGCCTAATTCACAAAAATATTGATATAGATTCCAGGTAAAAGAATCGTAATTATCGATTATTAATAACTTGCTCATAAAATAGCCTTTACTTTCTTGCTTAACTGAAAGAGCAAGATAAAATCGTTGCTTAGACTAAATGTACTTTAATAAGTTATAAAGCATATATTAGTTCTATTATAAAAAATACAATACTGCGTTATTCCCCTATGAATTATCAAGCAAAGTCATCATTGTATGTTAGAAAAAAAAAACAAGAATAAAGAAAATTGCTACCCAGATTATCATGTAGATATTTTAAAAATACCACCTTCTTCATTAGAAGCAGAACAGTCAGTGCTAGGCGGCTTAATGCTGGATAATAAAAGGTGGGATAATATTTCCGAACGTGTAGCAACTGATGATTTTTTCAATCGCCCTCATCAGTTGATTTTTCGCGAAATGCAACTGTTATTCGATATGAGTAAACCAATCGATCTCATTACTCTTGCCGAATCTTTAGAACAAAAAGGTAAGTTAGACGCCGTGGGTGGTTTTTCTTACTTAGCTGAGTTATCAAAAAATACCCCTAGTGTTGCTAATATATCTGCTTACGCAGATATTATTCGTGAGCGGGCTATTGTTCGTGAACTAATCACTGTTGCTCATGAGATTGCAAATGCTGGATATAATCCACAGGGAAGAAGTAGTGAAGAGTTGCTCGATTTTGCCGAATCTCAGGTATTCAAAATTGCTGATAATCGAGCGAACAAAGATGAAGGTCCTAAAAGTATTGACCTTATTCTTGAAAAAACCGTTACACGCATTGAGCAACTATATCAGAATCCACATGATGGTGTAACTGGTGTATCAAGTGGTTACCAAGACTTAGATAGAAAAACGGCTGGATTACAGAAATCTGATTTAATTATAGTTGCCGCACGACCCTCCATGGGTAAAACAACTTTAGCTATGAATATGTGCGAACACGCGGCTATGACAGAAGAAAAACCAGTTCTTATCTTTAGCCTAGAGATGTCTGGTGAACAGATAATGATACGTATGTTAGCTTCACTATCACGTGTAGACCAAACTCGTATCCGTACTGGTAGATTAGATGATTCAGATTGGGCACGTCTATCTAGTACTATGGGTATTTTGCTAAAAAAACAGAATATGTTATACATTGATGACTCATCAGGTTTAACACCCACAGATGTACGTTTTCGAGCAAGACG from Baumannia cicadellinicola str. Hc (Homalodisca coagulata) encodes:
- the dnaB gene encoding replicative DNA helicase, which translates into the protein MLEKKNKNKENCYPDYHVDILKIPPSSLEAEQSVLGGLMLDNKRWDNISERVATDDFFNRPHQLIFREMQLLFDMSKPIDLITLAESLEQKGKLDAVGGFSYLAELSKNTPSVANISAYADIIRERAIVRELITVAHEIANAGYNPQGRSSEELLDFAESQVFKIADNRANKDEGPKSIDLILEKTVTRIEQLYQNPHDGVTGVSSGYQDLDRKTAGLQKSDLIIVAARPSMGKTTLAMNMCEHAAMTEEKPVLIFSLEMSGEQIMIRMLASLSRVDQTRIRTGRLDDSDWARLSSTMGILLKKQNMLYIDDSSGLTPTDVRFRARRVFREHDGLSLIMIDYLQLMRVPALADNRTMEITEISRSLKALAKELQVPVIALSQLNRSLEQRADKRPVNSDLRESGSIEQDADLIIFIYRDEVYNNNSDMKGIAEIILGKQRNGPIGTIRLTFNQQWSRFDNYADLQDQDSD
- the recC gene encoding exodeoxyribonuclease V subunit gamma, whose protein sequence is MFTIYQSNKLDVITSILISLISERKLRETLQPEIILVQNHNITQWLQVELAMSLGIAANIRFSTPTIFIYKLLSSILPEMNLEMFFSRSLISWKIRLILPHFYDQPNCSLIRQYLHNDVDKRKQFHLSEKIADLFYQYFLYRPDWLEIWQQGKRVASLGPDQNWQALLWRALIEENMLSTNLYQLFIQAMKHMTVRPSGLPDRIFIYAVSSLPPIYLQVLQALSNHIDIHFMLVNPYRFNRINKQSYTQQPIYSTNTNQKSINPLLEYWGKQGKDTISLLSELKNIQKIDAFVELSQEKSLLSLLQLDILEDNIVCHLHNAKVKRLLQHNDHSLSINVCHSPQREIEVLHDAILAMIAQEQSLLPCEIIVMVTDINLYIPAIKAVFGNATTDRYLPFTIYDRTVKHTNPVLSVFLRLLKLPFSRLTIEEVLSLLDTSVLAKHFSISQIDLTILRKWIVESGIRWGLDDDTQRDLMLPTTSQHTWEFGLNRMLLGYAIDSSNGIWQGILPYDESSGKRAELIGNLAELIMRLRRWRKNLKKPRKLTEWLHCASDMIKDFFVTNVNKEVETALVIILDQWQQILQCGIKANYDQPVSIARLYDELNMRLQQKHLNQSFISSNIIFCTIMPTSSIPFKVICLLGMNDGIYPHSILPLNFDLMKQQPRRGDYNRYDEDRYIFLELLLSAQQKLYISFIGYFIQDNTLRSPSILISELTNYITQNFYLSGDEQLDEHTCNLHIRKHLWQWHSRMPFAPENFIPGSINQSFAKEWLLAAKASFRSNNTQNRFFMNKSLATKKQENMLLLANLKKFYQHPVRTWFQQRLDLWLYNEPQDISENEPFIVKGISHYKIKEKILNALIEGKNLDVIYQQVRAAGLLAYGAFGKLYWTKQCSKMIYLVDQIRTYILPEQHTEKIQLNIDNTVLIGWLSKIQCNGLVRWYPHNLSMKHGLQLWIEHLAYCAIGGNGQSRMFGTNSQWCFPVLSSDEAKKYLLTLIKGYWQGMSEPLLLLNRSGGAWLTHCFNKKTRMINWEKDCQRTARNYMIKAWEGNHLFPGESSDLYLQKLILQLNENYIIAIIKAVECYFLPPLKFNISNKVDLVN
- a CDS encoding anthranilate synthase component II — protein: MSKLLIIDNYDSFTWNLYQYFCELGQQVEVRRHDRINIREIEQLAPHKLVISPGPGTPDQAGISLSAIHYFSGKLPILGVCLGHQAIGQAFGAKVVRAHQVMHGKISYIRHSRTGLFAGLIQPLKVIRYNSLVLDPTSIPSCLEVTAWSLHPGRKKEEIMAISHRSLAITGVQFHPESIMSEQGHQLLANFLQLSS
- the recD gene encoding exodeoxyribonuclease V subunit alpha, with translation MENIILQAQKLGLWRPLDIHFAHLMVALSHSTDALFLASACLSADVGMGHVCLPLSLLTPDTLFEGLHPKLAQQAWQQAGSLQLNDWQNLLLTSPSVSDGSRSTPLVLDKQQLYLHRLWQDECTVAHFFQRSMLVPYDENIVRNILNALFPTTNNSINWQKIAIALALTSKVSLISYRTSNDKNTMITKLLAAILQINKSEYLHIIIAAPTSKVTAQLTDYIARSMMILTHDYLRYKITYQVINLYKLLGTQPNSRRIQYYCDNPLYLDILILDESSIVDLPMMANLINALPAQARVIFLGNDDQFISVDTGTVFSDIFQLIDHGYSIKRCQELSRLTGYQLSNNRTNNMFSYQVTDSLCLLQNNNSLKDSSGISILANMINTGNNNDALILLNSSKYADIYYIQRHCELDYQRMVHDCVTNYSNYLQLLNAGESPASIIEEFNRYRLLSMLRKGKFGVVCLNXCIEQTLIYYGLLKKNSSTYAGQPIILLHDIQSLGLYNGDIGLILSESKNNKLHAYFILPNNSIKVVATSYLPKYATAFAITVYQSQELKFTHAALVLPDEICSPIFTRELLYAGVTKARKFLSIYAPDNEILADIITHPTQRRSGLTDRLRRMME
- the crp gene encoding cAMP-activated global transcriptional regulator CRP, which translates into the protein MVLGKPPIDSTLEWFLSHCHIHNYTSKSTLIYQGEKANTLYYLIKGSVSIIIKNKEGKEMILSYLHQDNFIGELGLFNVSKERSAWVRTKTACEVAEISYSKFRHLIQVNPDILLRLASQMANRLQVTSEKVGNLAFCDVTKRITQTLLDLSKQPDAMTHPDGMQIKITRQEIGQIVGCSRETVGRVLKILENQQILSAYGKTIVIYGTR
- the recB gene encoding exodeoxyribonuclease V subunit beta, producing MNPITLQLKQHCLIEASAGTGKTYTLVILYLRLLLGIGGLSAYHRPLSITEILLVTFTEAAIKEIRSRIHDTIHRLRISCVCGYSNDPLLAALLLQIKNIPLAINQLLAAEQQINEAAIFTIHGFCQRMLNINYNLLESSFWSQKQLLEDDTHLLQQVVTDFWRRYCSPLPDSVARIVQQYWTGPDQLLTSLLPYLHNMHIESIIVSDQLITTASIIDHHNKIINYIDALKKQWLLFMQQWSIFIQYIPINGICKKTALNWKKKISIWANKLTVDYAIPIELERLNYLLCNTNTLPVEIRDHLFFKELAKFYLNYQFSLQEFILRLAINEIIPSLEKEKNLKNIMSFHDLLKDFDNILTSNHGEIFANFIRSRYPVAMIDEFQDIDPLQYRIFKRLYDLTKNTVLLLIGDPKQAIYSFRGADIFTYIHARKLVKECYTLDTNWRSAPGMVNAVNQLFQSLPIPFIFSEIPFKPAVASAFNSNLQFMLDEKAQPAMLLWLQASNNVGVAHYQKSMAHQCAATISYWLRSSNAGLAWLESNKGRKQLQASDIVVLVRNRDEAALINDAMTALSIKSVYVSSFSSVFQTIEAREIMCLLQAIVEPEQHNKLRCALATSLLGGEVDVIESFNINEKINNKWRGKFNLYHKIWQQHGILPMLRHIIIENHIAEFWLSSYSGERCITNVLHLGELLQQASVQFDNEYALVRWLSVKITDPNDKDKNQQLWLENHHNLVHIITIHKSKGLEFPLVLLPFASNFRSKKHSMFHDRQLYPAGLDLSIAPNSMNLTEDDKRLAEDLRLLYVAVTRSIYHCCIGIAPIYHGYSKITSTSDLHLSALGYLIQQGNAGNAIFLRSQLEKLLVRAEGDISLCEINKSPLSHTIVSIPVANLELSARHLPINLFDRWQITSYTELQKNTAVTSIRFNDKAQQQLYSNINVDLLNHQQYITELTQHTFPCGKLAGKFLHSIFETIDFSKQIDSTQLSLELTKHNIDQCWLLVLQQWLHKVITAPLNNSNLSLSKLDHRNYCTELPFLLPINTTLRAQDMDKLCKNYDPLSLRCPTLDFTPVKGMLTGVIDLVFCWQNRYYLLDYKSNRLGEDSSAYTKEAIEQAMIQHRYELQYQLYTLALHRYMRHRLVNYDYQRDFGGIFYLFIRGIELNLPIESIYTYRPDISLINKLDQMFNGKM